The window AGTGGGGGCCGCGAAATTGACAAAAGGGCCATTTTGTGTTACAAATGCGCGCGGACGGAAGGCTATGCCGTGGGCCGTCTGCAGTATGTCAGACGGTTTTTTTATGCGAGATGTCCGTCGCAAGGCGTACAGAAATATGGACAAGGAAGGGGGTGAGATTCGTAGATGCGCGTGGAGTTACAGCCTGGTGAATCGCAGGAATCCCTGCTGAAGCGCTTCCGCAAGGAGGTCACCAAGGAGGGTATCCTGCGAGATGTTCGCCGCAAGCGGTGGTACGTTTCCAAGAGCGAGGAGAAGCGTATCAAGCGCGCCAAGGCCATCCGCAAAATGCGGCGCAAACTGCGCAAGCTACGGGAGCGCGAACGGCGCTATCGCTAACCCTTCCTGGTTGATGGTTTTCGGCCGGCTGGCCGGCCTATCGAAGAGTTGGTGCGGGGGCACGCTGATGGAAACACCGGCGAGCCCCCTTTCTGTTTCCTGGACGAGGATTCGAGACGATGCGAGGGCGTAAGCATCTATCCGGCTGGCATATTGGGACAGCGGCAGTACTGCTTCTCGCCGCCGGCCTGCTGGCTGTGGGCGTATGGCCGCCGGCGGAGGCACTCTCTGAAAAGGACATGGATGCCGCGATCCAGCCCGTGATTGCCGGCAGAGAGTTCGATATCGCCCGCTGGGAGGCGGAGGCGGTCGCCGCCAAAATTGCCGCCAACCTCCGGTATCC of the Anaerolineae bacterium genome contains:
- the rpsU gene encoding 30S ribosomal protein S21; amino-acid sequence: MRVELQPGESQESLLKRFRKEVTKEGILRDVRRKRWYVSKSEEKRIKRAKAIRKMRRKLRKLRERERRYR